A region of Sesamum indicum cultivar Zhongzhi No. 13 unplaced genomic scaffold, S_indicum_v1.0 C00928, whole genome shotgun sequence DNA encodes the following proteins:
- the LOC105155251 gene encoding pyruvate dehydrogenase E1 component subunit beta-3, chloroplastic, with protein MDRDPRVCVMGEDVGHYGGSYKVTKGLATKFGDLRVLDTPIAENSFTGMAIGAAMTGLRPIVEGMNMGFLLLAFNQISNNCGMLHYTSGGQFKIPVVIRGPGGVGRQLGAEHSQRLESYFQSIPGIQMVACSTPYNAKGLMKAAIRSENPVILFEHVLLYNLKERIPDEEYVLNLEEAEMVRPGEHVTILTYSRMRYHVMQAAKTLVNKGYDPEVIDIRSLKPFDLYTIGNSVKKTHRVLIVEECMRTGGIGASLTASINENFHDYLDAPIVCLSSQDVPTPYAGVLEEWTVVQPAQIVAAVEQLCQ; from the coding sequence TGATCTCAGGGTTCTTGACACACCCATTGCTGAAAACTCCTTCACTGGCATGGCCATAGGAGCTGCCATGACCGGCCTGCGTCCCATAGTTGAGGGAATGAACATGGGTTTTCTCCTTCTGGCTTTTAATCAGATCTCGAACAACTGTGGCATGCTTCACTACACATCTGGTGGGCAGTTTAAGATACCAGTAGTCATCCGTGGACCTGGTGGAGTTGGTCGACAACTTGGAGCGGAGCACTCACAACGCCTTGAGTCGTACTTCCAGTCGATTCCTGGGATTCAAATGGTAGCTTGCTCGACCCCTTACAATGCCAAGGGGTTGATGAAGGCTGCTATAAGGAGTGAGAATCCCGTGATTCTCTTTGAGCATGTTTTACTCTACAATCTAAAAGAGAGGATTCCAGATGAAGAGTATGTATTGAATCTTGAGGAAGCTGAGATGGTCAGACCGGGTGAGCATGTTACCATTCTGACGTACTCCAGAATGAGGTATCACGTCATGCAGGCTGCAAAGACTCTGGTCAACAAAGGATACGACCCAGAAGTCATCGATATCAGATCGCTGAAGCCATTTGATCTTTACACAATTGGGAATTCAGTGAAAAAGACTCATCGTGTGCTCATTGTGGAGGAATGCATGAGAACTGGAGGTATTGGCGCCAGCTTGACGGCATccattaatgaaaatttccaTGATTATTTGGATGCCCCGATTGTGTGCTTGTCGTCACAGGACGTACCAACTCCATATGCGGGAGTTCTGGAAGAATGGACAGTGGTTCAACCTGCACAGATTGTGGCTGCAGTGGAGCAGCTTTGCCAGTAG